GGGCGTCCGTGGAGGTCGCCGTACCCCGGCAGCCGGGCCGGCTGCCGGGGGTCAGCATGGCTGGGTTCCGCCAACGTGTTCCGGCGCGCGTGGATATCGCCATGGTCGCCCACCCCTCGGTCACTCTGTTCGTGGACCTGAGCGACGGAGGCAGCCTTGTCCACGAAGCCCAAGGTCGGCGTGAATGCGGCAGCACGGTCGTTGGACTGGTACCGGGTGAGCTTCGGCTCGGAAGCCGGGCGGCCGGGGGGATCGAGTGCCTCCAGATCCGGTTGTCGCCGGTCCTGGCGGTTGCGGCGTTCGGCGCATCGACCGATCTCAGCGGGACGGCGGTCTCCCTGGAGGATGTCTGGGGCCGCGACGCCGGGCGAGCCGAGGAAAGGCTGCGGGCCGCAGCGTCGTGGGACGAGCGGTTCACGATCGCAGTGGATGCCCTTGGCCGACGGATGAGCGCCCGCCCGTCACTTGATCCAGAGGTGACGGCTGCCTGGTGGCTGATGCTCACCAGTCGGGGAAGGGTGCGCGTCGACAGCCTGGCGAACGAGGTGGGATGGAGCCGTAAGCGCCTGTGGTCCCGCTTCCGGTCCCAGATCGGCCTCACCCCCAAGCACGCCGCCCGACTGGTGCGCTTCGACCACGCCGCCCATCTCCTCGCGGCGGGTAACGCCGCCGCCCAGGTGGCGGCCGCAAGCGGCTACGTCGACCAGGCCCACCTCCACCGCGAGGTCAAAGCGTTCACCGGGGTGACACCCACCGCCGTAGCCGCTGCGCCGTGGCTCGCTATCGATGACGTCGCGTGGCCGACCCCGTTCGCGGACCTGACACCGTCGACGTCTCCGATCCGTCAGGTTCCGGCGAAGTGAGCTGAGGTCCCACGAGAGACCAGGCATCGTCTCTCAGCACGTGCCCGGAGAGGAAGCGGACAGCACAAACGAGAACGCGTGGGAATCCGACAGGTTCAACGCGACAGGACGGACCAGCTGCCAGGCACGCCGGGGCTTCGCCATGTCGTCTCACTCAAGTCCGGGCAAACGGCCTTCGTGGTCAGATGTGTAGTTCGGGCGGGAAGCCGGTCCAGCGCAGTTCTGCGGGCAGGTGCCGCATGTCGTTGTAGAACAACACGGAGGACGGCCTGCCGGGTGCGTATCGGATGACCGTCAGAGCTGCGTTGCCGTGGTTGAGGCCCATCCAGCGCCACTCGGGTGCGTCGAGGGCGGCTCGGATCAGCCATCCGATGAGGAAGTTGTGGGTGACGACCAGTTCGTGGCGGGGGCGATCTCCGTCGACCGGACCTGTGAATTCTGCGAGTGCTTCCCGGGCCAGCGCTGGACCGCGGTTGCGCTCCTCGTCGGGGACCTGATCGAGAAGCCGAGCATGGCGTCGGCCGAATCCGGCGGCAGCTCTTCCTTCGTGGGCAGGTAGGGGACGTAGTCGCCGGCCAGTTCCGACTGGTGCAGTGGGACGGCGTCAAGTTGTCCACTGATCAGCTGGGCCGTCTGCTGCGCCCGAGGCAGCGGCCCGTGGTGGATCGCCGAAAGTGGGGTGCTCTGGAGCCGTTCACCGAGCAGAACGGCTTGGCGTCGGCCACTTTCCGTCAGGGTCGTCTCATCGTCTGACGCTTCACCGTGCCGAGCAAGGTAGAGGTATCGAGTGGCTGCGTCTGTCATGTCCCAGGTCTCCGTTGCCATCCGTGATCTTGTATGACGGGATGGACGCTGAGCTCGTTGTGCATAGTTCCGCCGCGGCTGCGCTGGCTCAGTCGGAGATGAGGGTGGGGACGCCTTCGGGGTTGCCGAGCCGATACTCGATCTCTGCGGCAGACGACTTGACGGTCTTCGTGAGCCAGGACGCGGCTGGTCCGCGGATCGGGCCTTCGGTGGGGAAGCGCTGGTGAAACTCGTCGTTCATCGCCGCTTTCTCCAGCGGGTCGAGTCGAGCAGCATCAGGCGATCACGCACCAGCGAGGACTCGAACCCCACGTGGCCACTGGTCGTCGACGACCAGTACAACCCAGGGAAATGCCGCTGCCCGCGATATGACGGGAAGCTGCGGACCGGCCGCCCGGCCTCGAACGGCACCGAGACCGCATCCGCCAACGGCAGTCGATGTTCACCGTGGTCGTCCCGCCAGCCGACCTCGAAGCCGTTCACTTGTGACGGCTTCGACCCTCCCGTACACCGAGCCCCATGTATGCCACTTTGCAGACCTGCAGGGACTGGGCAGCTTGAATGGGACCAAACCCCTCGTCCGAGTGATTGCGCAGTCCGCCGCGATCCGCAGTCGCTGGGCCGTGACTCTTAACTGCTGAGGCGGTGCGAGGCCCTTCGGCAACATTCATGGTGGCGGCGCAGCCCCACACGGCCCGTGGACACCGACCCCGACCCCGCTCCCATTCGGCAAGAGCTGAGCGTCACGTCGACGGCAGGGTGAGTTTGGTGGCCACGGCATCGAGGACCCAGTCCAGGCCGGTTGCGAAGGATGTCTCGGCGTCCACGTCCGTGGCGTCGTACACGGCCTTGGCCAGCGCCGGGAAGCGGCCGGTGGCCAGCATGCTCGTCATGTGGGGGCCGTGGGCGCGCTGCCAGTCGTGCTTGGACAGGCCCGTGGTGTGCTCGGCCCGCAGGTGCGCGGTCTCGCGCCTGATCGCGCCGATGAAGTAGGCGCTGACCGTCTCCACGGCGCGCATGGCGGTGTCGACGTCGGCGAGGCGGTCGAAGGCGGACAGCGTGGCTTCGGCCACGGCGAGGCCGTTCGGA
The Streptomyces sp. NBC_00234 DNA segment above includes these coding regions:
- a CDS encoding TetR/AcrR family transcriptional regulator; translated protein: MTVWDRPEPPTQPVPLDRERIVAAAIALADEGGLEAVSVRKVAARLDAGPMRLYRYISSKEELFDLMVDEVQAEILPEEQPGDWREALRVLAQRTRQATLRHAWLADLLGGRPAMGPNGLAVAEATLSAFDRLADVDTAMRAVETVSAYFIGAIRRETAHLRAEHTTGLSKHDWQRAHGPHMTSMLATGRFPALAKAVYDATDVDAETSFATGLDWVLDAVATKLTLPST
- a CDS encoding helix-turn-helix domain-containing protein, coding for MAGFRQRVPARVDIAMVAHPSVTLFVDLSDGGSLVHEAQGRRECGSTVVGLVPGELRLGSRAAGGIECLQIRLSPVLAVAAFGASTDLSGTAVSLEDVWGRDAGRAEERLRAAASWDERFTIAVDALGRRMSARPSLDPEVTAAWWLMLTSRGRVRVDSLANEVGWSRKRLWSRFRSQIGLTPKHAARLVRFDHAAHLLAAGNAAAQVAAASGYVDQAHLHREVKAFTGVTPTAVAAAPWLAIDDVAWPTPFADLTPSTSPIRQVPAK